One stretch of Isachenkonia alkalipeptolytica DNA includes these proteins:
- a CDS encoding N-acetylmuramoyl-L-alanine amidase has translation MRKIRVVIDPGHGGEDRWNRGPTSYIEADGMLIVSKYLQEELEKTGHFEVKLTRDKDQTLSRKQRAEIARDFKADLFISEHTNAFNGMAKGTEVYYSVKRPKDLSLASKMSRAIATHFRTNNRGAKTRLTTKRDDYYGILFYGVLYHIPSILLIESLFHDHIKEEKILLEDHNLRNLAEVQCEVIKTYYGINDEGNKVEESKKISRGEEAKRSSKDVTSEALYRVQVGAFRYKENALKMIDALENDGYPTYLVSPK, from the coding sequence ATGAGAAAAATACGAGTGGTAATTGATCCCGGCCATGGGGGAGAAGATCGGTGGAACCGGGGGCCAACGTCTTATATCGAAGCCGATGGGATGTTAATAGTATCCAAGTACTTGCAGGAAGAGTTAGAGAAGACCGGGCATTTTGAGGTAAAGCTTACCCGGGATAAGGATCAAACCTTATCAAGGAAACAACGGGCGGAGATTGCCCGGGACTTTAAGGCGGATCTGTTCATCAGTGAACACACCAACGCCTTTAACGGCATGGCTAAGGGAACGGAAGTATATTATTCGGTGAAGCGGCCGAAAGATTTATCCCTGGCCAGTAAAATGTCCAGAGCTATCGCCACCCATTTTCGAACCAATAATCGGGGAGCAAAAACTCGGCTGACCACAAAAAGAGATGATTACTACGGGATTTTATTTTACGGGGTACTTTATCATATTCCTTCGATCCTGCTTATTGAAAGTCTCTTTCATGATCACATCAAAGAGGAGAAAATCCTTCTGGAAGACCACAATCTTCGAAATCTTGCGGAGGTTCAATGTGAGGTGATCAAGACGTACTACGGGATCAATGACGAAGGAAACAAGGTGGAGGAAAGTAAAAAGATAAGCCGGGGGGAGGAAGCTAAGAGGAGTAGCAAGGATGTGACTTCGGAGGCGCTTTACCGGGTGCAGGTCGGGGCTTTTCGCTACAAGGAAAATGCTCTTAAAATGATTGATGCT
- a CDS encoding ATP-binding protein — protein MNLEIPRPENLVSWMKVNSSMEVKKALPKYRCYICKDWGLVQNPNTREQQDCACKKAQDLKRHMEASGIYELARDKTFEKFLVDKGNPLLCRAKRLGMNYTENFEHKKGPHNSVAFLGTVGAGKTHLSFAIANELLKRNMDVAYFPYREEITRLKQNIINEKVYQNRMNIFKNARVLLLDDLFKGKVTESEISIIFELINDRYLRKKATIISSELTIHRLMDIDEAVGSRILEVAKGSIIQFQEPKMNYRLYGQ, from the coding sequence ATGAACTTGGAAATACCTCGACCGGAAAACCTAGTGAGCTGGATGAAAGTAAATTCCTCTATGGAAGTTAAGAAAGCGCTGCCTAAGTATCGATGTTATATATGCAAAGATTGGGGTTTGGTTCAAAATCCTAATACAAGAGAGCAGCAAGACTGCGCCTGTAAAAAAGCGCAGGATCTTAAAAGGCATATGGAAGCGTCAGGGATTTATGAGCTGGCCCGTGATAAAACTTTTGAGAAATTTCTGGTGGATAAGGGAAATCCCTTACTATGCCGGGCAAAACGGCTTGGGATGAACTATACGGAAAACTTTGAGCATAAGAAAGGCCCCCATAATTCGGTCGCATTTTTAGGGACTGTGGGGGCTGGAAAAACGCATCTGTCTTTTGCCATTGCCAATGAACTGTTAAAGAGGAATATGGATGTGGCCTATTTTCCTTATCGGGAAGAAATTACCCGGCTGAAACAAAATATTATCAACGAAAAAGTCTATCAAAACCGCATGAATATCTTTAAGAATGCCAGGGTACTGTTGCTGGATGATCTTTTTAAGGGGAAGGTGACGGAATCGGAAATCAGTATAATCTTTGAGCTGATCAATGACCGATATTTACGAAAAAAAGCCACGATCATTTCCAGTGAACTTACCATCCATCGATTAATGGACATCGATGAAGCCGTGGGCAGCCGGATTTTAGAAGTTGCCAAGGGAAGTATTATTCAGTTTCAAGAACCAAAGATGAATTACCGGTTATACGGCCAATAA
- a CDS encoding helix-turn-helix domain-containing protein — protein sequence MEVYTPQEVKEKLFIGKNKVYELLKTGKLKHFRVGKQYRIPKSELDRFMEKYPNFSDTTSCSHFIEDSPPITDIDDNTPVKALLKPIKIFLERWRNKS from the coding sequence ATGGAAGTGTATACCCCGCAGGAGGTAAAGGAAAAACTGTTTATTGGTAAAAACAAGGTTTATGAACTGTTAAAAACCGGAAAGCTTAAGCATTTTCGTGTAGGCAAGCAATATCGGATTCCCAAAAGCGAACTGGATAGATTTATGGAAAAGTACCCTAACTTCTCAGACACAACCTCATGTAGTCACTTTATTGAAGATTCCCCACCAATTACAGACATCGACGATAATACTCCCGTCAAAGCTCTATTAAAACCCATAAAAATATTTCTCGAAAGGTGGAGAAATAAATCATGA